In Gemmata obscuriglobus, a single genomic region encodes these proteins:
- a CDS encoding FG-GAP-like repeat-containing protein yields the protein MMPRGPVLRLETLEQRDVPAITIQIDYTYDTGFFANRPDARAAVERAANELGSALTATLGAITPTLGNTWTATMFNPSGSGELSLPNLSVGANTLKVFVGAKAMSNNEQGVGGPGGYSVSGSSAWISTVQSRNHAGFAPWGGSLSFDSGADWSFTSSANGIGTNKIDFYSVALHELGHLLGIGTAPQWNSLVRNGTFTGTAAQSLYGGPVPLTGDATHWADGVTIGGQAVALDPIMPRGTRVSWSTLDTAALRDLGWFTVDSGPTTPITTVPLGNQKSVAFTGGTNGTVSLFTASNGVLVDTGTRLTPFAGYAGAVRVASGDFNGDGVTDYAFTTGAGPQAVVQIVNGRDGSLLVGQRVVFPGFRGGLFLAAADIDRDGADDLVISADAGAGPHIQTFRVVGGDLVVQSSFFAFDNPAYRGGARVAAGDINNDGYADVVVTTGGLAEGRVAVYSGASLRNGAAARLVPDFIPFKGLWAGLNVAVGDMNGDGYAELAISPDRGAPAHVLIWSGYTLARNSGTQASALPVIASFYGLPSSDHSGGRLALRDTNGDGRSELFVASGNPQNSIAATYTYEMAIAGGQGATPATPFNTLVTYDGVYAGLHTTDDATETVTVAPVERKKCTCHACTALAQLIATATGAEALVETIPV from the coding sequence ATGATGCCCCGTGGCCCGGTTCTTCGACTCGAGACCCTGGAGCAGCGTGACGTACCCGCCATCACGATTCAGATCGATTACACCTACGACACCGGGTTCTTTGCGAACCGGCCCGACGCCCGCGCCGCGGTCGAGCGGGCGGCGAACGAACTCGGCAGCGCGTTAACCGCGACCCTCGGGGCGATCACCCCGACGCTCGGGAACACGTGGACCGCCACGATGTTCAACCCGAGCGGGTCGGGTGAGCTGTCGCTTCCGAACCTGTCAGTCGGCGCCAACACGCTCAAGGTGTTCGTCGGCGCCAAGGCGATGAGCAACAACGAGCAGGGGGTCGGCGGACCGGGCGGGTACTCGGTGTCCGGCAGCAGCGCGTGGATCAGCACGGTGCAGAGCCGGAACCACGCCGGGTTCGCCCCGTGGGGCGGCAGTTTGTCGTTCGACAGCGGCGCGGACTGGTCCTTCACGTCCAGCGCCAACGGGATCGGAACGAACAAGATCGACTTCTATTCCGTGGCGCTGCACGAACTGGGGCACCTGCTCGGGATCGGCACCGCCCCGCAGTGGAACAGTCTGGTGCGCAACGGCACCTTCACCGGTACGGCCGCGCAGTCGCTGTACGGCGGTCCGGTGCCGCTGACCGGCGACGCCACGCACTGGGCCGACGGCGTTACGATCGGCGGCCAGGCCGTGGCGCTGGACCCGATCATGCCCCGCGGGACCCGCGTCTCTTGGAGCACCCTGGACACCGCGGCGCTCCGCGACCTCGGCTGGTTCACCGTCGACTCCGGCCCCACGACGCCGATCACCACAGTGCCGCTCGGTAACCAGAAATCGGTCGCCTTCACCGGCGGCACGAACGGCACCGTCTCACTCTTCACGGCGTCCAACGGCGTACTGGTCGACACCGGCACGCGGCTCACCCCATTTGCGGGGTACGCCGGTGCGGTGCGGGTCGCGAGCGGGGACTTTAACGGCGACGGGGTCACCGACTACGCGTTCACAACAGGCGCCGGGCCGCAAGCCGTTGTTCAGATCGTGAACGGTCGCGACGGCTCGCTCCTCGTGGGGCAACGGGTCGTGTTCCCGGGGTTCCGGGGCGGGCTGTTCCTGGCGGCGGCGGACATCGACCGCGACGGGGCCGATGACCTCGTGATCTCTGCGGACGCCGGGGCTGGCCCGCACATCCAGACGTTCCGGGTGGTGGGCGGTGATCTGGTCGTGCAGTCCAGCTTTTTCGCGTTCGACAATCCGGCATACCGGGGCGGCGCTCGAGTGGCCGCGGGCGACATCAACAACGACGGGTACGCGGACGTGGTGGTGACGACCGGCGGGTTGGCCGAAGGGCGTGTCGCGGTTTACAGCGGCGCGAGCCTGCGGAACGGAGCGGCGGCCCGACTGGTGCCGGACTTCATCCCGTTCAAAGGGCTGTGGGCCGGGCTGAACGTCGCCGTGGGCGACATGAACGGTGACGGGTACGCAGAACTGGCAATCAGCCCGGACCGCGGCGCTCCCGCGCACGTGCTGATCTGGTCCGGGTACACTCTTGCCCGGAACTCGGGCACCCAGGCCAGTGCCTTACCGGTAATCGCGAGCTTCTACGGCCTGCCCTCCAGCGACCATTCTGGCGGTCGGCTCGCGCTCCGCGACACGAACGGGGACGGCCGGTCGGAACTGTTCGTGGCGAGCGGGAATCCGCAGAACTCCATTGCCGCGACTTACACCTACGAAATGGCGATTGCGGGCGGTCAAGGGGCGACGCCCGCGACACCCTTCAACACACTGGTGACCTACGACGGTGTGTACGCCGGACTCCATACCACTGACGACGCGACGGAAACGGTCACGGTGGCACCGGTGGAACGCAAGAAATGTACGTGCCACGCGTGTACCGCACTGGCGCAACTGATCGCAACCGCGACTGGCGCCGAGGCACTCGTTGAAACGATTCCCGTGTGA
- a CDS encoding PSP1 domain-containing protein — protein sequence MSTAPIAPNSFLVRHGSMRFIGAFAAPPNIAVTRGDVAIIRTERGLEYGEVLCPATPQTVAAIPEPTRGELARVATAADRAKIADLAVKHKQQYATGTKLVAQHRLAMQIVDVEFLFGGERLVFYFLAEGRVDFRELVKSMAREFHTRIELRQIGVRDEAKLLADYGDCGKPVCCNSHMVVMPPVSMRMAKLQKSTLDPTKISGRCGRLKCCLRFEQDVYEEFQQELPPVGSRVVTEKGQGKVLAHEVLARRLLVEFEDGRRLPVALAEVLTRL from the coding sequence ATGAGCACGGCCCCGATAGCCCCGAACTCGTTCCTGGTCCGCCACGGTTCGATGCGGTTCATCGGCGCGTTCGCCGCGCCGCCGAACATCGCCGTCACGCGCGGGGACGTGGCGATCATCCGCACCGAACGCGGGTTGGAGTACGGCGAGGTGCTGTGCCCGGCCACGCCCCAAACCGTCGCCGCCATCCCCGAGCCGACCCGCGGAGAACTCGCGCGCGTCGCCACCGCGGCGGACCGGGCGAAGATCGCGGACCTGGCGGTCAAGCACAAGCAGCAGTACGCGACCGGCACGAAGCTGGTCGCGCAGCACCGGCTCGCGATGCAGATCGTGGACGTGGAGTTCCTCTTCGGCGGCGAGCGGCTGGTGTTTTACTTCCTCGCCGAGGGGCGGGTGGACTTTCGCGAGCTGGTCAAAAGCATGGCCCGCGAGTTCCACACCCGGATCGAGTTGCGCCAGATCGGCGTCCGCGACGAGGCCAAGCTGCTCGCGGACTACGGCGACTGCGGCAAGCCGGTGTGCTGCAACTCGCACATGGTGGTGATGCCGCCGGTCAGCATGCGGATGGCGAAGCTCCAGAAGTCGACCCTCGACCCGACCAAGATCTCGGGCCGGTGCGGGCGGCTGAAGTGCTGCCTCCGGTTCGAGCAGGACGTGTACGAGGAGTTCCAGCAGGAGCTGCCGCCGGTCGGCTCGCGGGTGGTGACCGAGAAGGGTCAGGGCAAGGTGCTCGCGCACGAGGTGCTCGCCCGCCGGCTGCTCGTCGAGTTCGAGGACGGGCGCCGGCTGCCGGTCGCGCTCGCCGAGGTGCTCACCCGGCTGTGA
- a CDS encoding M6 family metalloprotease domain-containing protein, which yields MLALRFAALGLAALLAAPILAADPDLTGYRTLEKAVVAPPGRFKAAEAGADPAFLGLSLAADAKGRLTVEYTADNSPAARAGVKSGDVLSGADSATFASQDAFRAWLAGKAPGDRARLALLRDGKAVEATATLVPVSRPTSNAKASLGIQVSAAKGGGVTIEQVAAGSPAARAKLKTGEVVLAVDQTELTAPEKLREALAAKRPGDPVVLTLLLADKRVELQVTLGAEAPEERRGGGWDARPGGYWTKEKYTVAIIGVEYPDVKHNAVITPKAWEESMFGTKYTKSVTGQTAYGSMKEYYDEQSYGKLSVVGKAFDYVEVSKKRADYDSGPRMALLTEAMDKLLAREGKDALKDFDGVFFIYAGERFPAARGSLYWPHRASIRHGGKNWPYFICPEGGARMGNISVFCHEFGHMLGMPDLYARPENPGMEGAGIWCAMANQAGAGRPQHFSAWCKERLGWIKPTVVDPSVKQKLILAPIEDSKECLKIPVRADGSEYYLLENRKKTGFDTSLPAEGLLIWRVIGGRPVLQESHGVAGPAGPGSFLSSVPYPSTANDAFTPFTTPSSRSQLGGGLPVYVTNIRRLDDGRITLQIGYEYQ from the coding sequence ATGCTCGCGCTTCGCTTTGCGGCGCTCGGCTTGGCCGCACTCCTTGCTGCACCGATCCTTGCCGCCGACCCGGACCTGACCGGCTATCGGACGCTCGAAAAAGCGGTCGTAGCCCCGCCGGGTCGGTTCAAGGCCGCGGAGGCCGGAGCCGATCCCGCTTTCCTCGGCCTGTCGCTCGCGGCCGACGCGAAGGGGCGGTTGACCGTTGAGTACACGGCCGACAACTCGCCCGCCGCCCGCGCCGGCGTGAAGTCCGGGGACGTGCTGTCGGGGGCCGATAGTGCGACCTTCGCCAGCCAGGACGCGTTCCGCGCGTGGCTCGCCGGCAAGGCGCCCGGTGACCGCGCCCGGCTCGCGCTGCTGCGCGACGGGAAGGCGGTCGAGGCCACCGCGACGCTCGTCCCGGTCAGCCGCCCGACCTCGAACGCCAAAGCCTCCCTCGGCATTCAGGTGTCGGCCGCGAAGGGGGGCGGGGTGACGATCGAGCAGGTCGCCGCCGGATCGCCGGCCGCCCGTGCCAAACTGAAAACGGGTGAGGTGGTGCTGGCGGTCGATCAGACGGAACTGACCGCCCCGGAGAAGTTGCGCGAGGCGCTCGCCGCCAAACGTCCGGGCGATCCCGTCGTCCTCACGCTGCTCCTGGCCGATAAGCGCGTCGAACTGCAAGTGACGCTCGGCGCGGAAGCGCCCGAGGAGCGGCGCGGCGGCGGGTGGGACGCGCGGCCCGGCGGGTACTGGACGAAAGAAAAGTACACGGTTGCGATCATCGGGGTCGAGTACCCGGACGTGAAGCACAACGCGGTCATCACGCCCAAGGCCTGGGAAGAGTCGATGTTCGGCACCAAGTACACCAAATCGGTGACCGGCCAGACCGCCTACGGCAGCATGAAGGAGTACTACGACGAGCAGTCGTACGGCAAGCTGTCGGTGGTGGGTAAGGCGTTCGACTACGTCGAGGTTAGCAAGAAGCGGGCCGATTACGACAGCGGCCCGCGGATGGCCCTGCTGACCGAGGCGATGGACAAACTGCTCGCCCGCGAGGGCAAAGACGCGCTCAAGGACTTCGACGGCGTGTTCTTCATCTACGCCGGGGAGCGCTTCCCCGCCGCCCGCGGCAGCCTGTACTGGCCGCACCGCGCCAGCATCCGGCACGGCGGCAAGAACTGGCCGTACTTCATCTGCCCCGAGGGCGGCGCGCGGATGGGTAACATCAGCGTGTTCTGCCACGAGTTCGGGCACATGCTCGGGATGCCGGACCTGTACGCCCGGCCGGAGAACCCCGGGATGGAAGGGGCCGGCATCTGGTGCGCGATGGCCAACCAGGCCGGCGCCGGGCGCCCGCAGCACTTCAGCGCGTGGTGCAAAGAGCGGCTCGGGTGGATCAAGCCGACGGTGGTCGACCCGTCGGTGAAACAGAAGCTGATCCTGGCGCCGATCGAGGACTCGAAGGAGTGTCTCAAAATCCCGGTTCGGGCGGACGGGAGCGAGTACTACCTGCTGGAGAACCGCAAGAAAACCGGGTTCGATACGAGCCTGCCGGCGGAGGGACTTTTGATCTGGCGCGTGATCGGCGGGCGCCCCGTGCTGCAAGAGTCGCACGGGGTAGCCGGGCCGGCCGGGCCGGGGTCCTTCCTCTCGTCCGTTCCGTACCCGAGCACAGCAAACGACGCGTTCACCCCGTTCACAACGCCGTCGAGCCGGTCGCAACTGGGCGGCGGGCTACCGGTGTACGTCACCAACATCCGCCGCCTCGACGACGGCCGCATCACGCTTCAGATCGGGTACGAGTACCAGTGA
- a CDS encoding GTPase, producing the protein MAVNLPPHYHDAEARYKKAQTPEDKLAALKEMWVLLPKHKASEKVQADLKTKISELTDQIEQAKSGPKKAAPGTFKFQRQGAGLVVFAGPPNCGKSLLMTKLTKATPAVAPYPFTTREPILGMMDYEDARVQLVDLPPITADHYEPFVTDVTRAADAAVLFLDLADDDGPAATKAVVERLQRARRELVPPGTPPTDDPTTYAIPTVLVANKGDDEAADVRLEIAREELDARLPILVISAERGDNLDALRKAIYDALGVMRIYTKQPGKPADMTAPFTPPVGSTVAELAGKVHRDLEDAVKSARVWGSGVHDGQTVGRDHVLNDKDVVELHT; encoded by the coding sequence ATGGCAGTCAACCTTCCCCCGCACTACCACGACGCCGAAGCCCGGTACAAGAAGGCGCAGACCCCGGAGGACAAGCTCGCCGCGCTCAAAGAGATGTGGGTGCTGCTGCCCAAACATAAGGCGAGCGAAAAGGTCCAGGCGGACCTCAAGACCAAGATCTCGGAGCTGACCGACCAGATCGAGCAGGCCAAGAGCGGCCCGAAGAAGGCCGCGCCCGGGACGTTCAAGTTCCAGCGCCAGGGGGCCGGGCTGGTGGTGTTCGCGGGACCGCCCAACTGCGGCAAGTCGCTGCTCATGACGAAGCTCACGAAGGCGACCCCGGCGGTCGCGCCGTACCCGTTCACCACCCGCGAGCCGATCCTCGGGATGATGGACTACGAGGACGCGCGCGTGCAACTGGTGGACCTCCCGCCCATTACCGCGGACCACTACGAACCGTTCGTGACCGACGTGACCCGGGCCGCCGACGCCGCCGTCCTGTTTCTCGACTTGGCCGACGACGACGGCCCGGCCGCGACGAAGGCCGTTGTCGAGCGCCTGCAGCGCGCCCGGCGCGAGCTGGTGCCCCCGGGCACGCCCCCGACCGACGACCCCACCACCTACGCCATTCCGACCGTGCTGGTGGCGAACAAGGGCGACGACGAGGCCGCCGACGTGCGCCTCGAAATCGCCCGCGAGGAGCTGGACGCGCGGCTCCCGATCCTGGTGATCTCCGCGGAACGCGGCGACAACCTCGACGCGCTGCGGAAGGCGATTTACGACGCGTTGGGGGTGATGCGGATCTACACGAAGCAGCCCGGCAAGCCGGCGGACATGACCGCCCCGTTCACGCCGCCCGTCGGTAGCACCGTGGCGGAGTTGGCGGGCAAGGTGCACCGTGACCTGGAAGACGCGGTGAAGTCGGCGCGGGTGTGGGGCAGCGGGGTCCACGACGGCCAGACCGTCGGCCGCGACCACGTTCTGAACGACAAGGACGTGGTCGAGTTGCACACGTGA
- a CDS encoding HIT family protein, whose product MCATVADLSAHDRSALVWHFPHSVAFVGPWQFYTGYCLLASRAHASELSHLGTDRAAFLGEMAILAEAIESCFAPHKLNYELLGNVVPHLHWHIFPRSADDPERLQPVWLALERAKTDAAEKRRLETGTAPPDEVRERLRAWLTANNAPRRKES is encoded by the coding sequence ATGTGCGCGACGGTCGCGGATCTCAGCGCGCACGACCGCTCGGCGCTGGTGTGGCACTTCCCGCATTCGGTCGCGTTCGTCGGTCCGTGGCAGTTCTACACCGGCTACTGCCTGCTCGCGTCTCGCGCACACGCATCCGAGTTGAGCCACCTCGGAACGGACCGGGCTGCGTTTCTGGGCGAAATGGCGATTCTCGCAGAGGCGATTGAATCGTGCTTCGCGCCACACAAGCTCAATTACGAGTTGCTCGGGAACGTGGTGCCGCACCTCCACTGGCACATTTTCCCGCGGTCGGCCGACGATCCCGAGCGCCTTCAGCCCGTGTGGCTGGCGCTCGAGCGCGCGAAGACCGACGCTGCGGAGAAGCGCCGCCTCGAAACGGGCACCGCGCCACCCGATGAAGTGCGCGAGCGGCTCCGCGCGTGGCTCACCGCGAACAACGCGCCCCGGCGAAAGGAATCGTAA
- a CDS encoding PDZ domain-containing protein, with product MTRICFALLAFGLMTSTARPQPKPADDVTGYRTLAEATTAKVVAPKGGPGRVPYLGAAVAAAADGRAVVEDVQPGSPAAKAGLKTGDVVVRVGENAVKTPQAFREWLQSYRAGDVVTLGVSRDGKTTDLTATLAAVSRPMTRGGGAAPIGVTLVEDKSGKGIFVETVQKDSPAASSGLKAGDLVLSLDGAEMSRPSRLGELIAERRAGDVITFAVTRDGKPAEVKVTLAAERSRSGAGVTAVWTGPSLRLAVVCVEFADTAHNAKITPRELDRAFFSQDGHTGKDVTGKDVHGSLGDYFREQSAGAFRLEGKVFDWVAVAKKRGDYIQGSGTSNKTALLADALALLTTRDGDRALDGFDAVAFVYAGSRYRTNRGAVYYPHSGTVSFKGKAHRYLIGEEGGTALAPIGTFVKPLCELLGVPDLAARTENIGSEGLGPWCAMSNTFETARPQHLSAWCKERLGWLKPVVVDPTVKQKLVLSPRECLKVLVRPDGSEYLLLECRTKKGFDTDLPAEGLLIWRVVDGRPLLEEAHGVEGPSGPTSSLSAVPYPSPANTAFTPLTTPSSRSPQGGGLPVHITNIRRLTDGRVAFQIGYEFR from the coding sequence GTGACCCGGATCTGCTTCGCGCTCCTCGCCTTCGGTCTGATGACCTCTACCGCCCGTCCGCAGCCCAAGCCTGCCGACGACGTGACGGGCTACCGGACGCTGGCGGAAGCGACAACCGCAAAAGTTGTCGCCCCGAAGGGCGGCCCCGGGCGCGTCCCGTACCTCGGCGCGGCGGTGGCCGCAGCGGCCGACGGTCGCGCGGTCGTCGAGGACGTACAACCGGGCTCGCCTGCCGCGAAAGCCGGGCTGAAGACCGGCGATGTCGTGGTCCGGGTCGGCGAGAACGCGGTCAAGACGCCACAGGCGTTCCGCGAGTGGCTCCAGAGCTACCGCGCCGGCGATGTCGTTACGCTTGGCGTGTCACGTGACGGCAAGACGACGGACCTGACGGCAACGCTCGCGGCCGTCAGCCGGCCGATGACGCGCGGCGGCGGCGCGGCCCCGATCGGGGTAACGCTCGTCGAGGACAAATCTGGCAAGGGCATCTTTGTGGAAACGGTCCAGAAGGACTCGCCGGCCGCGAGCAGCGGGCTCAAGGCCGGCGACCTCGTTCTGTCACTCGACGGGGCGGAGATGTCGCGGCCGTCGCGCCTGGGTGAGCTGATCGCCGAGCGCCGGGCCGGGGACGTGATCACGTTCGCCGTGACGCGCGACGGCAAGCCGGCTGAAGTGAAAGTGACCCTCGCCGCCGAACGGTCCCGCTCGGGTGCGGGCGTGACCGCCGTTTGGACCGGGCCGTCTCTGCGGTTAGCGGTTGTCTGCGTCGAGTTCGCAGACACCGCGCACAACGCGAAGATCACGCCCCGCGAACTCGACCGGGCGTTCTTCAGTCAGGACGGCCACACCGGGAAAGATGTGACCGGGAAGGACGTCCACGGGAGCTTGGGGGATTACTTCCGCGAGCAGTCGGCCGGCGCGTTCCGCCTTGAGGGCAAGGTGTTCGATTGGGTCGCCGTCGCGAAGAAACGGGGCGACTACATTCAGGGGTCCGGGACGAGCAACAAAACGGCCCTGCTGGCGGACGCGCTCGCGCTCCTGACCACCCGCGACGGTGACCGCGCCCTCGACGGGTTCGATGCCGTCGCGTTCGTCTACGCCGGCAGCCGCTACCGCACGAACCGCGGTGCGGTGTACTACCCGCACTCCGGGACGGTGTCGTTCAAGGGGAAGGCCCACCGCTACCTGATCGGCGAAGAAGGCGGCACGGCGCTGGCCCCGATCGGTACGTTCGTGAAGCCGCTGTGCGAACTGCTCGGCGTGCCCGACCTGGCCGCCCGGACCGAGAACATCGGGTCTGAGGGACTGGGGCCGTGGTGCGCGATGTCGAACACCTTTGAAACGGCCCGACCGCAGCACCTGTCGGCGTGGTGCAAGGAGCGGCTCGGGTGGCTCAAACCGGTGGTCGTGGACCCGACGGTCAAGCAAAAGCTTGTGCTCTCACCGCGGGAGTGCCTGAAGGTGCTGGTGCGCCCGGACGGGAGCGAGTACCTTTTGCTGGAATGCCGCACGAAGAAGGGGTTCGACACAGACCTGCCGGCCGAGGGGCTGCTGATCTGGCGGGTGGTTGACGGCCGACCGCTGCTCGAGGAAGCGCACGGAGTGGAAGGGCCGAGCGGGCCGACGTCCAGCTTGTCGGCGGTGCCGTACCCCAGCCCGGCCAACACCGCATTCACCCCGCTGACGACTCCGTCCAGCCGGTCGCCGCAGGGCGGCGGGCTACCGGTCCACATAACGAACATTCGACGCCTGACCGACGGTCGCGTCGCGTTCCAGATCGGGTACGAGTTCCGCTAA
- the hemC gene encoding hydroxymethylbilane synthase — MVAPLKLGTRGSPLALWQANYIAELLRPVVAPRPVELVLIETHGDRDQASALSAMGGFGVFTKAIQNALLDGRADVAVHSLKDLPTIPEPRLELAAVPPRGPTGDAFVSRKHKRFDDLHPGATVGTSSLRRRAQVLNRRPDLKLLDLRGNVDTRLRKLDDLGLDAIVLAEAGLARLGLADRITEILDPSWMLPAVGQGAIGLECRSDDGETKLVLAQVRCESTFARVQAERAMLYALGGGCLVPIGATSKVLDGVLTVRGAVLSPDGRRRIVGTHEGLMRAPLSVGQELAGILLAEGADEVLGAK, encoded by the coding sequence ATGGTTGCCCCGCTGAAGCTCGGCACCCGCGGCAGCCCGCTCGCGCTGTGGCAGGCGAATTACATTGCGGAACTGCTGCGGCCGGTTGTCGCTCCGCGCCCCGTTGAGCTGGTGCTGATCGAGACACACGGGGACCGCGACCAGGCGTCCGCGCTGTCCGCGATGGGCGGGTTCGGCGTGTTCACCAAGGCTATTCAGAACGCGCTGCTCGACGGCCGCGCGGACGTGGCCGTTCACAGCCTCAAAGACCTCCCGACCATCCCCGAGCCACGACTGGAACTGGCCGCGGTGCCGCCCCGCGGGCCGACCGGGGACGCGTTCGTCTCGCGGAAGCACAAGCGGTTCGACGATTTGCACCCGGGGGCGACGGTCGGCACCAGCAGCTTGCGCCGCCGCGCCCAGGTACTGAACCGGCGCCCCGATCTGAAGTTGCTGGACCTGCGCGGGAACGTGGACACCCGGCTGAGGAAGCTCGACGACCTCGGCCTGGACGCCATCGTGCTAGCGGAGGCCGGGCTGGCGCGGCTGGGGCTCGCCGACCGCATCACCGAAATTCTAGACCCGAGCTGGATGCTGCCCGCGGTGGGACAGGGGGCCATCGGCCTGGAGTGCCGCAGCGACGACGGCGAGACGAAGCTGGTTCTCGCGCAGGTGCGGTGCGAATCGACGTTCGCGCGGGTGCAAGCGGAACGTGCGATGCTGTACGCGTTGGGCGGCGGGTGCTTGGTGCCCATTGGCGCCACATCGAAGGTACTCGACGGGGTGCTGACGGTTCGAGGTGCGGTGCTTTCTCCCGACGGTCGCCGGCGCATCGTCGGAACGCACGAGGGGTTAATGCGCGCCCCGCTCTCGGTTGGTCAGGAACTGGCGGGAATTCTTTTAGCCGAAGGCGCAGACGAAGTGTTGGGCGCGAAGTAA
- a CDS encoding Minf_1886 family protein, whose product MDPRILELCREDSRFAYEAYEFVSEAVTFTQGRLGRTPADRGDDGDDRHVSGAELLNGACELAVREFGMMAPVVFKQWGLKTTDHVGEIVFKLIKVKLLSKSDRDDPVDFSDLFDLHEALRNGFELTLRDTARKGDR is encoded by the coding sequence GTGGACCCACGGATACTGGAGCTGTGCCGCGAAGACTCACGGTTCGCCTACGAGGCGTACGAGTTCGTGTCGGAGGCGGTGACGTTCACCCAGGGGCGGCTGGGCCGCACCCCCGCGGACCGCGGGGACGACGGCGACGACCGGCACGTGAGCGGGGCGGAGCTGCTCAACGGGGCGTGCGAACTCGCGGTCCGCGAGTTCGGCATGATGGCCCCGGTCGTGTTCAAACAGTGGGGCCTGAAGACGACGGACCACGTCGGTGAGATCGTCTTCAAACTCATCAAGGTGAAGCTGCTGAGCAAGTCCGACCGCGACGACCCGGTCGACTTCAGTGACCTGTTCGACCTGCACGAGGCGCTGCGGAACGGGTTCGAACTGACGCTCCGCGACACCGCCAGGAAGGGGGACCGATGA
- a CDS encoding ATP-binding cassette domain-containing protein produces MSPSIFELKGATVVRGGEAVLRDFDWVVREGEAWAVVGPTGSGKTTLAEALLGRHPLNGGALTWPLFDRLRAAGRRVDYPSQVVAHVTFRENSRLFSYAGHYYQQRFEFADSDEPLSLERFLRTGTGASDSDLAAVCARFGIGDRRAQSFMTLSNGQTRRARLARAMLARPEVLVLDDPFIGLDAQARIDLAALLHELVDDGKRLVLICRADAVPEWVTNVLELPRLAGGSRTGAEDAPRSSGLQSEAPAAHRDAHASRPPGGGDEPIIELRDVTVSHSGNAILDRVSWTVRRGERWALLGPNGSGKTTLLSLLCGDHPQAYSNDIKLFGRRRGTGETIWDVKRNVGLLSPEFHLYFTEPLTALRAAATGFFDGVTDHDTTPEQDGRVRELFAALGISHLAARAFKALSTGEQRLVLLARALVKRPPLVILDEPFQGLSPESTERCRTWLETEIGPDQTLLFVTHELSELPGTVSQTLRLSKGRVV; encoded by the coding sequence ATGAGTCCGAGCATTTTTGAACTCAAGGGCGCGACCGTCGTTCGCGGCGGTGAGGCCGTCCTGCGTGACTTCGACTGGGTGGTGCGTGAGGGCGAAGCGTGGGCCGTGGTCGGCCCGACCGGGAGCGGCAAAACCACGCTCGCGGAGGCCCTTTTGGGGCGGCACCCGCTGAACGGCGGCGCGCTCACCTGGCCCCTGTTCGACCGGCTCCGCGCCGCCGGCCGGCGGGTCGACTACCCGTCGCAGGTCGTGGCGCACGTCACGTTCCGGGAGAACTCCCGGCTGTTTTCCTACGCCGGTCACTATTACCAGCAGCGGTTCGAGTTCGCCGACAGTGACGAACCGTTGTCGCTCGAACGGTTCTTGCGCACCGGGACCGGCGCCAGCGACTCCGACCTCGCGGCGGTGTGCGCGCGGTTCGGCATCGGCGACCGGCGCGCGCAGTCGTTCATGACGCTCTCGAACGGCCAGACCCGTCGGGCGCGGTTGGCCCGGGCGATGCTCGCGCGTCCGGAAGTTCTCGTTCTCGATGACCCGTTCATCGGGTTGGACGCGCAAGCCCGCATCGACCTCGCCGCGCTGCTGCACGAACTCGTCGATGACGGCAAACGGCTCGTGCTGATTTGTCGCGCCGACGCGGTTCCCGAGTGGGTGACGAACGTACTCGAACTTCCCCGGCTCGCCGGTGGGAGTCGCACGGGTGCCGAGGACGCACCAAGGAGCAGCGGGTTACAAAGCGAGGCACCCGCGGCACACCGGGATGCTCACGCGTCCCGCCCGCCCGGCGGGGGCGACGAACCGATCATCGAGCTGCGCGACGTGACCGTTTCGCACTCCGGAAACGCGATCCTCGATCGCGTTTCCTGGACCGTTCGACGGGGCGAGCGGTGGGCGCTGTTGGGGCCGAACGGCAGCGGCAAAACGACGCTCTTGAGTCTCCTCTGCGGCGACCACCCGCAGGCTTACTCGAACGACATCAAACTGTTCGGCCGGCGCCGCGGGACCGGTGAAACGATCTGGGACGTGAAGCGGAACGTGGGGCTGCTGTCCCCGGAGTTCCACCTGTATTTCACCGAGCCGCTGACCGCCCTGCGTGCCGCCGCGACCGGCTTCTTCGACGGCGTCACCGATCATGACACCACCCCGGAGCAGGACGGGCGAGTTCGCGAACTGTTCGCGGCGCTCGGAATCAGCCACCTCGCTGCCCGCGCGTTCAAAGCGCTCTCGACGGGCGAACAGCGCCTGGTGCTGCTCGCCCGGGCGCTGGTGAAGCGCCCGCCGCTCGTGATCCTGGACGAACCGTTTCAGGGGTTGTCCCCGGAGTCAACGGAACGCTGCCGCACTTGGCTGGAAACGGAAATCGGGCCGGATCAGACGCTACTGTTTGTTACGCATGAGCTGTCCGAACTCCCCGGCACGGTGTCCCAGACGCTCCGGTTGTCGAAGGGTCGTGTAGTGTAG